From the Capnocytophaga sp. oral taxon 878 genome, the window AGAAAACACCCACTTTGGGAGTTTGTATTCTTACATTAAGTACGATAGTTTTGACAACTCTTTCTACCCGACACGTGGTATGCTGCTAAAATCACATTTTAACCTTTATGCCTTTGCCTCTGGCTATAATCTGAACAAGTTTATTACTGGTAAAACTGAATTGGCTTTCGCCTTTCCGCTTCACGATAGAATATCGGCACGTGTAGGGCTGGAAGGAGGGGTAACAATAGGACACTCGGATGTTAATTCACTTGACTTTTTCTTTGGGGGATATAACAAGAACATTTTTGATAACTACAGTAGTTTTTACGGGTATGACTTCCTTAGTTTTGGTGCTAAAAACTATCTGAAATCGGAATTGGTGGTTGATATAAACACTTTTAAGAAACAACACCTGTTACTATTGGCTAATATAGCAAAAGCTGACAACAATCTTTTTGAGAGTTTTAAATGGCATAAGTATCCTGACTATTCGGGGTATGGTATAGGCTACTGTATTGATAGTATTGTGGGGCCTGTAGAGTTGAAATGTACCTATTCACCTGAAATTAGGCAAGCGGTATGGCTGCTGAATATTGGTTATTGGTTCTAATTAGGGGATAGGAGATAGAGATTAGGGAATAGGAGTTAGGAGATAGAGGATAGAGAGTAGGAGTTAGGAGTTAGGGGATAGGAGTTAGGGAGTAGGAGTTAGGAGATAGGGGATAGAGATTAGGGGATAGGAGATAGAGATTAGGGGATAGGAGTTGTATCTAAAAAGGCAGATGATGGTGAGATAAAATATTTAGAAAAAAAATTAGACAATGTAGCTTCTGATGAGCACTTAGTAGCTGTTATTCCTGATGCTAACAAAACCAAAGCCTTTTTTATTGAAACTAAAAAACAGTTAGACCTCCATTCTATAAACACTCAGTTAGATAACTTAGGAAAAACTGGAAAACAAATAGCAAACCTTGCTGAAGACCTCTCTAAAAAAACAAACAACATACTTACTAAAGCATTCTCCGAAGGCTCTAAATTTATAGATGATAAGAATGAGATACTCGAGAACTATATAGAAGCAGCCTATACTTTTAGAAACCGTCCTGATTTATTTCTAAAAAACAGAGAGATTTCTCATAAAACTTTTTCTATTAACAATGAAAAATATGAAATTATAAAACTTCCTGATGGGTTATTAAAAAAAGCTAAAGAACAAGATAACCTAAAAGAATTTATAAAAACAACAAAACATCACATAAGGAATTACATCACAAAAGAAAAAGCTAATACAGATATAAATAGTTATAGAATATCTGATGATATATCAGGACCTCTTTATGATATATTTAAAAGTGCTAAAGGGCAATATGAAGTAAAAGTTATTACATTTGGAACAAGTAATACTGCATTAACCTTATTAATGCACACCGTTTGGACATATAAAATATATATTCAAGATTATAATAAGGATACAGGAGAACTCACACTTCGATACTATCTTTATGATCACTTTGGATTGGATGCTAATGATATTTTTGAACATAGGCAACAGTTTTTTCTTGACTGGTTCATATTACAGCATTTTTATGGATATAAACCTTTTGCTACTGAGTTCTGCTTTGATGAAAAAATCATATTAAAATGAAATTTTTAAAAAACATATTATTTGTTATATTTCTAACAAAATTTTGCATAAGGTTTTGGTTGATTCTTATTCGATCTATAATGTTTAATAGTAACTTTATAAAAGATTTTTTTCTAAATCCCGATGAATTCCAAGAGTATTTTTATACTACTGATGGGATTATGAGGATAATAGGATTTTTTATAGTTTTTATAGTTATTAATCTTTTATTATTTTATCTTTTAAAATACTATATGCGGAAACAGTTTAATAAAAATAATTTTTACTTTATTTATATTTTTATTGTATTAGTATTAACAGTACCAATATTTAGCTTGCTTAAGTATGTTTTTAATTTATAAAATAGTGGGCAAATACTGCACTTTCTAACTTTATCAACTTTTTCCGAAAAATAGAAAAAGGTGCTTTAAGTAGCAATGCCGCTATGCGTGAAGGCACACAGCATTTGTTATCCACCTTTAAGAAAAACCCTAAGAAATATACGCCTGAAAACATTGAGCATTTAGATATGAAGTTTGAAAAAGGTTTAGATGATATCTGTGCTAACTGCCGTTATAACGTGAAGTTTAGGGAAGGACAAAAACCTTTTACTTGTGTTTTCAGGGATTGAGCAGTACCTTTTATGATTTTTTGATTTTTACCAGACAGTAATAATTTTGAATATCCTTTTATACACCGAAGATACTAAATACTGATTAAAATGAATATTGTAGAGATAGAAAATACTGTAAAGGATTTTTTAGACCTTACATTTATAGGTT encodes:
- a CDS encoding DUF3289 family protein, coding for MHTVWTYKIYIQDYNKDTGELTLRYYLYDHFGLDANDIFEHRQQFFLDWFILQHFYGYKPFATEFCFDEKIILK